One region of Ornithorhynchus anatinus isolate Pmale09 chromosome X5, mOrnAna1.pri.v4, whole genome shotgun sequence genomic DNA includes:
- the LOC114807985 gene encoding mucin-3B-like, giving the protein MEVKVTNQEFSEDLRNHTSERYKVFEANFENRMKEIYKNVPEYQGVKIRSLRKGSIVVDYFVILMMPFSPSLEDTFQELKDQLTADLVNASQSENGNCSINQDILCFSNDSVKETNSTDLNPMVLCHSLAPAGYRDFYFPLVEEKQLRCVSNCTLGVEGAIDCHQGQCRLEKSGPVCRCFVTETHWYLGPRCEGSIDRRALVGSLAGVGALLLVLVVLLSVPVIRAHRDQVTESWMPNRDMEWQSDATWVSSCVGTFSNQNFEDGTDGDLAHGSFQPALDKVDTSLQIRIQRPEMIPTF; this is encoded by the exons ATGGAGGTGAAGGTCACCAACCAGGAGTTTTCCGAGGACCTACGGAACCACACCTCGGAGCGCTACAAGGTGTTCGAGGCCAACTTCGAGAATCGG ATGAAAGAGATTTACAAAAATGTCCCCGAGTACCAAGGGGTGAAGATcaggagcctcag GAAGGGCAGCATCGTGGTGGATTACTTTGTCATCCTGATGATGCCCTTCAGCCCCAGCCTGGAGGACACCTTCCAGGAACTGAAGGACCAGCTGACGGCCGACCTGGTAAACGCCAGCCAGTCTGAGAACGGCAACTGCTCCATCAATCAGG aTATTCTGTGTTTTAGTAATGACTCCGTTAAGGAGACCAACAGTACGGATCTGAATCCCATGG TTCTGTGCCACAGCCTGGCCCCCGCGGGCTACCGGGACTTCTACTTCCCCTTGGTGGAGGAGAAGCAACTCCGTTGTGTGTCCAACTGTACTCTGGGCGTGGAGGGAGCCATCGACTGCCACCAGGGCCAGTGCCGGCTGGAGAAGAGCGGGCCTGTCTGCCG CTGCTTCGTGACGGAAACGCACTGGTACCTGGGGCCGCGCTGCGAGGGCAGCATCGACCGGCGGGCTCTGGTCGGGAGCCTGGCGGGGGTCGGCGCCCtgctcctcgtcctcgtcgtcctcctctccGTCCCAGTGATCCGAGCCCACAGAGACCAAGTGACAGA GAGCTGGATGCCCAATAGGGACATGGAGTGGCAAAGTGATGCCACCTGGGTCAGCAGTTGCGTCGGAACCTTCTCCAACCAGAACTTTGAGGATGGGACAG atggaGATCTGGCCCATGGCAGCTTCCAGCCAGCTCTGGATAAGGTGGACACCAGCCTCCAG